Sequence from the Thermococcus sp. genome:
GTGTTCAGATCCTTCATTGCCTTTATTTTCCTCTCGCGATCGCCTTTGACCATCACTCCGTCGGCGAAGTCCGCCAGGCCGTCGAGGTGAAGGAGGCCAATTGTGAAGTAAAGCGCGATAACCGCTAGGACGTTCGAGAGGGGAAGCCTTAAGTAGAGGACGAGCATTGGGAGCGCTGAACTAACCAATGCAACGAGTGGAAAGGCCCAGAGCTCCTCGCGGGCTTTTTCGAAGTCGCTCATGACTGGCACCCGTGTCAAGAACGGCAGGAGGTTCCTCATGGCCAGTCCGCCTCCGATTCGAAGAGCCTCGTCATGCAGCCCGCTATGAAGCCACCTATTGCGTCGTCGAGGAATGGCGGTAGCCTACTCAAAACCCCTGGCTTCTTGGTGTCGTAGTAAAAGAAGTTGAAAAGGGCCATTTTACCGCCGATGTATTCCGCTATGCTTATCCCAATAAGTTCATCGGCGACTAAGTTCACCGGATCGCCATCAACCCGGAAGTTTTCCTCGAGCAGGAGCGCCGCCATGAGAAGGGACTGAACGTTAATGTCGTCAAGATAGCGGAGCATCGTCTCCTCCAGCAGTTCTCTAACGTCTCCGGCATTTTCGCCGATGTAGAGCTCCATCGCGGTATCGAGCATCTTTTCAAGGGTTATTCCACTGGATTCGAGGAGTTCAATGAGTTCCATTATAAAAACCCCTCCTAAAGCTTGTACCCAAGGCCGAGGATTTAAGTTCTTTTAGGTAATCTCCAAGTGGTATGAGCTTTTCATCTTTGATGTCAAGAGTGTAAAATCTGATATCTAGGGTTGGATACACTTGTTTCACTATTTTTATGAGTTTGGCAAACTCCTTGGCATGGAGGAATGCTGTAATTGGCTCAACAACAACCTTAACATTTCCTTGAGATTGCTCGTATTTTCTAAGAGTCTTGTGGATCTTTCCAAAACCTTCTTCAAATAACGTCTCGAACTCATAATTCTCATTGTTAAAGCAGACATCAACAATAGCACCATTTTTTGGTTCTTCAGTCTTTATAAGATCTTTTATGAGTTTCCAATTTTTTCTTTTGCCTTTTGGCATCATTCCCTTCTTTTCGAGTTGTTTTATCAGCCAGCGAACAATGAATGCTTTTCCTCTTAGATGTTCTATGCTTTCATTCTCTCCTGGTTTGACGATACCCAAGATGTTGTAGTATTCATCCCCAATCTCCTTAAGCTTCTCTTCATATTTGTCTTTACTCGCGTTAAGAACTGCATCCATTGAAACATTTGGGGGAGTTTCTCCTTTGAGATCCACGAATCCAAAAAGTAAACCTGCAAGTTTGAGTTTTTCTTCAAACGAAAGTCTCCTAGGTATTAACTTAACAATTTTAGCTCCTAGGTGGAGCCGGCTCCAGTTTATTTCATTCAAGAGTGTTGCATATTCTTCAAAGATTTTGTCAT
This genomic interval carries:
- a CDS encoding adenosylcobinamide-GDP ribazoletransferase, with amino-acid sequence MRNLLPFLTRVPVMSDFEKAREELWAFPLVALVSSALPMLVLYLRLPLSNVLAVIALYFTIGLLHLDGLADFADGVMVKGDRERKIKAMKDLNT
- the cobZ gene encoding alpha-ribazole phosphatase CobZ; its protein translation is MELIELLESSGITLEKMLDTAMELYIGENAGDVRELLEETMLRYLDDINVQSLLMAALLLEENFRVDGDPVNLVADELIGISIAEYIGGKMALFNFFYYDTKKPGVLSRLPPFLDDAIGGFIAGCMTRLFESEADWP